In the genome of Bosea sp. BIWAKO-01, the window CCTGCCGCAGAAGTTGCGCGATCTGATTGCCCACTCCATCCGTCTGCAGGACCGCATCCGCCATCTCGAAGGGCTGATGTCCGGTTCAGACGTGTTCGAGGTCACTCCGAACCCCGTCCAGAGCCAGATCCGCAGCCTGCAATCGCGGCTTGCCCTGCTCAACTGAGCCCGATGCGAGGGCTCGCGCCCGCGACCAATCGCCGCCCGACACGCAAAAAGCCCGGCCGTTAGGCCGGGCTTTTGTGTATGCAGGCTGCGTCGATCGGGGACGATCGACGGCCGAATTACTTCTTGCCGAGCGCGCTGAGGGCGCCGAAGCGCGAATTGAAGCGCGAGACGCGGCCGCCGCGGTCCATCAGCTGCTGGGTGCCGCCGGTCCAGGCCGGGTGGGTCTTCGGGTCGATGTCGAGATTGAGGGTGTCACCCTCCTTGCCGAGCGTCGAACGCGTGAAGTATTCGGTGCCATCGGTCATGACGACCTTGATGGTGTGGTAGTCGGGATGGATGCCGGTCTTCATGGCGAAATCCTCAATCGTAAGCGGGCACGGTCGATAACCAGGCTAGCTGGCCGGCCCGTCGAACAATTCGTAT includes:
- the rpmE gene encoding 50S ribosomal protein L31, translated to MKTGIHPDYHTIKVVMTDGTEYFTRSTLGKEGDTLNLDIDPKTHPAWTGGTQQLMDRGGRVSRFNSRFGALSALGKK